One Nitrososphaerota archaeon DNA window includes the following coding sequences:
- a CDS encoding cobalt-precorrin-5B (C(1))-methyltransferase: MTETEKPRQKLRTGFTTGTCATAAARAALISIITKKKINSIKVSLPKEKEITINIESCEFSDITSKCSVIKDGGDDPDVTHGAEIFVDLEITDNTGQIEIDGGDGVGRVTKLGLGLEVGSAAINSTPKKMIIQNLTEVGKEVLQKNGIRVVISVPKGKEIAPKTDNPRLGIINGISILGTTGIVIPYSTASFAASIRQSLDVNVAMGDNTVVLTTGGRSEDFAKKEIKLPDHCFVQMGDFSGYTIQQCAKKSIKKAHVAGFIGKLTKIAMGVKQTHVKGSKVDMDFLAKMAQKYYAGQEVIQDIKKANTARHVQEIIIKNKIGGFFTGVCKEAYEQMRAHSENKVEIDVILFDFDGHTLGRYP, from the coding sequence GTGACTGAAACTGAAAAACCTCGCCAAAAACTGCGAACAGGTTTTACTACAGGCACATGTGCAACAGCGGCTGCAAGAGCAGCTCTGATATCAATAATTACAAAAAAGAAGATCAATTCGATCAAGGTTTCACTACCAAAAGAAAAAGAAATAACAATCAACATTGAAAGCTGTGAATTTAGCGATATCACATCAAAATGCTCCGTGATTAAGGATGGAGGAGACGATCCAGATGTTACACATGGTGCAGAAATATTTGTCGACTTGGAAATAACAGACAACACAGGCCAGATCGAAATTGATGGTGGGGATGGAGTCGGGCGGGTAACAAAGCTTGGTTTAGGCCTCGAAGTTGGCTCTGCCGCAATAAACTCCACACCAAAGAAAATGATAATTCAAAATTTGACAGAAGTGGGAAAGGAAGTATTGCAAAAAAATGGAATAAGAGTTGTGATTTCTGTTCCAAAGGGAAAAGAGATCGCACCAAAGACAGACAACCCAAGGCTCGGAATTATAAATGGAATATCGATTCTTGGTACCACCGGTATAGTAATTCCATATTCTACAGCATCATTTGCTGCATCAATACGTCAAAGCCTTGATGTCAACGTTGCAATGGGAGACAACACGGTAGTTCTGACAACAGGTGGAAGATCTGAAGATTTTGCTAAAAAAGAGATCAAGCTGCCAGACCATTGTTTTGTTCAGATGGGTGATTTTTCTGGATATACAATTCAGCAGTGTGCCAAAAAATCAATCAAAAAGGCACATGTTGCCGGATTCATAGGTAAGCTAACTAAGATTGCAATGGGCGTAAAGCAGACTCATGTAAAGGGCTCCAAAGTAGACATGGATTTTTTGGCAAAAATGGCGCAGAAATACTATGCCGGTCAAGAAGTCATACAAGATATAAAAAAAGCAAACACCGCAAGACATGTCCAAGAAATCATAATCAAAAACAAGATAGGTGGATTTTTTACCGGTGTTTGCAAGGAAGCCTATGAGCAGATGCGCGCTCACTCTGAGAATAAAGTTGAGATTGACGTAATTCTCTTTGATTTTGATGGTCATACATTAGGTAGATATCCCTAA
- a CDS encoding precorrin-3B C(17)-methyltransferase — translation MDKVAILAITKNGIRIASTIKQFFPGWEIFAPSKFQNNAISATWYNEQTSVKVAELFGRFDGLVCLFSLGAAIRLVSPFLKDKKVDPAVIVIDDKASFVISALSGHIGGANELTEEIAKKIGATPVVTTAADVNKTIPVDLVGQEFGWEIEDDSSVTRISAFMVNEEKIGIYQEVGEKNWWKSELPKNVTIYQTIDQLMQSDSKAYLIISDKIISDIIAKNSVIYRPKTLVVGIGLHGDTSKEKIKECLNLTLAKHDLSAKCIARFVSIKKPKDVQGLVDAGKDMQIPLEYFDREELARVTIPNPSQMVEAYEGTPSVSEAAAIKSSGGILVVEKQKFPPDLTIAIARIEK, via the coding sequence ATGGATAAAGTTGCAATTTTGGCAATTACAAAAAATGGTATCAGGATTGCATCTACAATCAAACAATTTTTCCCAGGGTGGGAAATCTTTGCGCCATCAAAATTTCAGAATAATGCCATTTCTGCAACATGGTACAACGAGCAAACTTCGGTCAAAGTGGCAGAACTTTTTGGAAGATTCGATGGCCTGGTTTGTCTATTTTCCCTTGGTGCGGCAATAAGGCTTGTCTCACCATTTCTTAAGGATAAAAAAGTAGACCCGGCGGTAATAGTAATTGACGATAAGGCAAGTTTTGTAATTTCAGCCTTGTCTGGCCACATAGGAGGAGCAAACGAGCTAACAGAAGAGATTGCCAAAAAGATTGGCGCAACACCAGTAGTAACTACGGCAGCAGACGTAAACAAAACCATACCAGTGGACTTGGTTGGCCAAGAGTTTGGCTGGGAAATAGAGGACGATTCTAGTGTCACTAGAATCAGTGCCTTCATGGTAAATGAGGAAAAAATTGGGATATACCAAGAGGTTGGAGAAAAGAACTGGTGGAAATCAGAGTTGCCAAAAAACGTCACAATCTACCAAACAATCGATCAACTCATGCAATCAGATTCGAAGGCATATTTGATCATATCAGACAAGATAATTAGTGACATAATTGCAAAAAATTCTGTGATATACAGACCTAAGACACTTGTTGTCGGTATTGGGTTACATGGGGACACCTCAAAAGAAAAGATCAAAGAATGCCTCAACCTTACTCTGGCAAAACACGATCTCAGCGCAAAATGCATAGCAAGATTTGTTTCAATCAAAAAACCTAAAGACGTTCAAGGATTAGTCGATGCTGGAAAAGACATGCAAATACCACTAGAATATTTTGATAGGGAGGAGCTTGCCAGAGTTACCATCCCAAATCCCTCACAGATGGTGGAGGCCTATGAGGGAACCCCAAGCGTATCAGAAGCTGCCGCAATCAAGAGCTCAGGTGGAATACTAGTCGTTGAAAAGCAGAAATTCCCGCCAGATCTTACAATTGCAATAGCAAGGATTGAAAAATGA
- a CDS encoding sirohydrochlorin cobaltochelatase has protein sequence MKRGLLLIDRGSREQEAKNELEYICKKIQQKRDYAYVNYCFLEVVPPYIEEGITNCHKEEIDALTIVPYFLYPGKKVKNAVTEAAKLQAKTKVKFVVTKPMSMHKSMVEIVNSKIELALKKNSIALSNNKVDVLVIGHGSKDPNAQISMKYVIDNLRPSYRNVEHCFLEIEEPNIAQGIQKCDKNNPEVLVIVFYFLHEGAHVKRDIHQDLNPALEKSTLKKTIITEHIGTDDKMIDFVLERVREAENAN, from the coding sequence ATGAAGCGTGGACTATTACTAATCGATAGGGGAAGTAGAGAGCAAGAGGCAAAGAATGAGCTGGAATACATTTGTAAAAAGATCCAGCAAAAGAGAGACTATGCCTATGTGAATTACTGTTTTTTGGAAGTGGTTCCGCCGTATATTGAGGAAGGAATTACAAATTGCCATAAAGAGGAAATTGATGCACTGACCATAGTTCCATATTTTCTATATCCAGGAAAAAAAGTCAAAAATGCAGTAACAGAGGCCGCAAAACTTCAGGCAAAAACCAAGGTCAAGTTCGTGGTGACAAAGCCAATGTCCATGCACAAGAGCATGGTAGAGATTGTAAACTCCAAAATAGAATTGGCCTTGAAGAAAAACAGTATTGCACTATCAAATAACAAAGTGGATGTTTTGGTGATAGGTCATGGAAGCAAGGACCCAAACGCCCAGATTTCAATGAAATACGTAATTGATAATCTCAGACCAAGCTACAGAAATGTCGAACATTGTTTTTTGGAAATAGAAGAGCCAAACATTGCTCAGGGAATACAAAAATGCGACAAGAACAATCCCGAAGTCCTAGTAATTGTGTTTTATTTTCTGCATGAGGGGGCACATGTAAAAAGAGACATTCACCAAGATCTCAATCCAGCACTAGAAAAATCCACATTAAAAAAAACCATCATAACAGAACATATTGGAACAGATGATAAGATGATCGATTTTGTTTTAGAGCGAGTACGTGAGGCAGAGAATGCAAACTAG
- a CDS encoding precorrin-8X methylmutase: MQTSKGQSIEDESMEIIEREIGPHPYKGHEWKIVRRVIHSTADFDFAGKNGLVFHKDAVSSGLDALRSCKNIIVDVNGIIGLLNKQNLADFKTSVICDISNPVVVKEATRLGKTRAQTAMRIRAKEMNDAVIAIGNAPTALLEVIQMVKEGITKPGLIIGVPVGFVCAAESKEDLQKMDIPFITNKGRKGGTPCASAIVNALFKIIREG; encoded by the coding sequence ATGCAAACTAGTAAAGGCCAATCAATAGAAGACGAAAGCATGGAGATAATAGAGCGTGAGATCGGCCCACACCCATACAAAGGACATGAATGGAAAATAGTGCGAAGAGTGATTCATTCTACTGCCGACTTTGACTTTGCAGGCAAAAATGGATTAGTTTTTCACAAAGATGCTGTATCGTCAGGCCTTGACGCCCTAAGATCATGTAAGAATATCATAGTTGATGTAAACGGAATAATCGGCCTTCTCAACAAGCAAAACTTGGCTGACTTTAAGACAAGCGTCATTTGCGACATTTCAAATCCAGTTGTTGTAAAAGAAGCAACAAGACTAGGTAAAACCCGTGCCCAAACGGCAATGAGAATTAGGGCAAAAGAGATGAACGATGCAGTGATAGCGATTGGCAATGCTCCTACTGCCCTCCTAGAAGTAATTCAGATGGTGAAAGAAGGAATAACAAAACCGGGCCTAATAATTGGCGTACCAGTTGGATTTGTCTGTGCAGCAGAATCCAAGGAAGATCTGCAAAAGATGGACATTCCGTTTATTACAAACAAGGGTAGAAAGGGTGGAACTCCTTGTGCCTCTGCAATTGTCAATGCTCTCTTTAAGATAATTCGAGAAGGTTAG
- the cobB gene encoding hydrogenobyrinic acid a,c-diamide synthase (glutamine-hydrolyzing), with protein MKIPRIVIAGTTSGVGKTSITCSIIYGIKQKGYSVQPYKVGPDYIDPTYLSAISGNTARNLDSWIMGKDAILEGFAKNSQSDISVIEGVMGYYDGFSGATNQSSTHHIATILESPVILVLDASKTARSIAATALGYVKFHRNSRIIGLILNKLGSKKHEEMCRSALAPLKIPVLGCIPKNSELLLESRHLGLIPAVEQVHLKEKIKKIAKTISVNLDIEKIISIANRAGTIPNPSGQKPQKPKVTVAVALDKSFNFYYYDNFDSLRRNGAKIEFFSPISDDSPPECSGIYIGGGFPEVLGQPLAKNQSMKKSIKKLAEQNMPIYGECGGLMYLTKSIEYDSKKYSMVGLFDAVTSMEKKMTLNYTRANVVSNCIIAKSSTRLFGHEFHYSELSSIPKDAKFAYDLSIGVGIKNKKDGLIQDNALASYMHLYFDRAAHAKNFVNNCMKFSKT; from the coding sequence ATGAAAATCCCCAGAATAGTAATTGCGGGTACCACAAGTGGTGTAGGCAAGACCTCAATTACCTGCTCTATCATCTATGGAATCAAGCAAAAGGGATATTCGGTTCAGCCGTATAAGGTTGGCCCTGACTACATCGATCCTACGTATCTTTCCGCGATATCCGGCAATACTGCAAGAAACCTAGATTCGTGGATAATGGGCAAAGATGCAATACTTGAGGGCTTTGCAAAAAACTCCCAATCCGACATTTCTGTCATAGAAGGTGTGATGGGATATTATGATGGATTTTCCGGGGCAACAAACCAGTCCAGTACACATCATATTGCAACAATTCTAGAGTCGCCAGTCATCTTGGTCTTGGATGCAAGCAAAACCGCACGCTCTATTGCAGCAACTGCATTAGGCTATGTAAAATTCCATAGAAATTCCAGAATTATTGGCCTAATTCTTAACAAGCTTGGAAGCAAAAAACACGAAGAAATGTGCAGGTCAGCGCTTGCGCCACTAAAAATTCCTGTTCTTGGTTGCATTCCAAAAAATTCCGAACTATTGTTAGAATCACGCCATCTAGGACTAATTCCTGCAGTAGAGCAGGTGCATCTCAAGGAGAAAATCAAAAAAATTGCAAAGACAATCTCTGTGAATCTGGACATTGAAAAGATAATCTCAATTGCAAATCGCGCCGGCACAATACCAAATCCATCTGGGCAAAAACCGCAAAAGCCAAAGGTAACAGTAGCCGTTGCCCTTGATAAGTCATTTAATTTCTATTATTATGATAACTTTGATTCGCTGCGTAGAAATGGCGCAAAAATAGAGTTTTTCAGTCCAATTTCTGATGATTCTCCGCCTGAATGCTCTGGAATTTACATTGGAGGAGGATTTCCAGAGGTGCTAGGACAGCCACTTGCAAAAAACCAATCAATGAAAAAATCGATAAAGAAACTAGCAGAGCAAAACATGCCTATATACGGCGAATGTGGAGGACTGATGTACCTTACAAAATCAATTGAATATGATTCTAAAAAATATTCAATGGTGGGATTATTTGACGCCGTAACAAGCATGGAAAAGAAAATGACACTAAACTATACTAGAGCAAATGTGGTCTCAAACTGCATAATTGCAAAAAGCTCAACAAGATTGTTTGGCCATGAATTCCATTACTCCGAGCTAAGCTCAATACCCAAGGATGCAAAATTTGCATACGATCTTTCAATTGGAGTTGGAATCAAAAACAAAAAAGACGGACTGATCCAAGATAATGCTTTAGCGTCATACATGCATCTTTATTTTGATAGGGCAGCCCATGCTAAAAATTTTGTAAATAATTGCATGAAATTTTCTAAAACCTAA
- the cobO gene encoding cob(I)yrinic acid a,c-diamide adenosyltransferase: MDEGLVIVYTGNGKGKTTAALGMALRAIGHDHTICMIQFIKGSWHYGEMSSSKRLEPEFELTAVGKGFVGILDDKTPKEVHQKIAKEAIEIAKQKILSEKYNIVILDEINYAVNLELVDVKDVLDLIKIRPQKVTLVLTGNHVKQQIVDVADLVTEMREIKHPFQKGIRAKKGIDF, encoded by the coding sequence ATGGATGAAGGTCTTGTAATTGTGTATACAGGCAATGGCAAGGGAAAAACCACTGCCGCACTAGGCATGGCACTTCGGGCAATAGGACACGATCACACCATTTGTATGATCCAGTTCATCAAAGGATCATGGCATTATGGCGAGATGAGCTCTTCCAAGAGACTAGAGCCAGAGTTTGAGCTAACAGCAGTAGGAAAGGGCTTTGTTGGTATTTTGGATGACAAGACTCCAAAAGAAGTACACCAAAAAATCGCCAAAGAGGCAATAGAGATAGCAAAACAGAAAATTCTTTCAGAAAAATACAACATTGTAATCCTAGATGAAATCAATTATGCAGTAAATTTGGAGCTAGTTGATGTTAAAGATGTTTTAGATTTGATAAAAATCAGGCCTCAAAAAGTAACTCTTGTACTGACTGGAAATCATGTAAAACAGCAAATAGTGGATGTGGCGGATCTGGTCACAGAGATGCGAGAGATAAAACATCCATTTCAGAAAGGAATCCGCGCAAAAAAAGGTATTGATTTTTAG
- a CDS encoding S1 RNA-binding domain-containing protein: protein MVTQTQELPEIGEIVLATISKLTDHGAYVTLDEYDNMQGFLHVSEIAPGWVRSVNKFVREGEKKVLLVKKVNPGRSEIDLSLKQVSKEQQKKKLLEVKRIEKGITLLDAVKTSAGLTDNDIEKLEDAIFSKYDFVYDAFLDVATKGIVALDELKLAKKTESAIQETSSKIKPPSVEIRGICELTCSQPNGVEVIKNAILDSIGDQTASISVTYIGAPKYRLSVTGPDFKTAERMLKPVLDKIQKIIEKNNGIFSFTREESKKTREG from the coding sequence TTGGTCACTCAAACTCAGGAGCTTCCAGAAATAGGTGAGATTGTTCTTGCAACTATCAGTAAGCTGACTGATCACGGAGCATACGTAACTCTGGACGAATATGATAACATGCAGGGCTTTTTGCACGTATCAGAGATTGCACCCGGTTGGGTTCGCTCTGTCAACAAGTTTGTGCGCGAGGGCGAAAAAAAGGTCCTCCTAGTAAAAAAGGTGAATCCCGGCCGATCCGAAATTGATCTTTCACTTAAACAAGTATCAAAGGAGCAACAAAAGAAAAAGCTTCTTGAGGTAAAAAGAATTGAAAAAGGCATAACACTGCTGGATGCGGTGAAGACGTCAGCAGGGTTAACAGACAATGACATTGAAAAGCTAGAGGATGCAATTTTTTCAAAATATGATTTTGTTTATGACGCGTTTTTGGATGTAGCGACGAAGGGAATTGTGGCACTAGATGAGCTCAAGCTGGCAAAAAAGACCGAATCTGCAATACAAGAGACAAGCTCCAAGATAAAGCCGCCATCTGTTGAGATACGCGGAATTTGTGAGCTGACATGCAGCCAGCCAAACGGTGTTGAAGTAATCAAGAACGCAATCTTAGATTCCATTGGTGATCAGACAGCAAGCATTTCCGTTACCTATATTGGAGCACCAAAATACAGACTAAGTGTCACAGGTCCAGACTTTAAGACAGCGGAAAGAATGCTCAAGCCAGTTCTTGACAAAATTCAAAAAATCATAGAAAAGAACAACGGCATCTTTAGCTTTACCAGAGAAGAGTCAAAAAAGACAAGGGAAGGATAA
- a CDS encoding RNA-protein complex protein Nop10, with product MKFQLRKCSECKKYTLKEECPACQAKTITAHPAKFSPDDKYARYRIMNKFKD from the coding sequence TTGAAGTTCCAGCTCCGCAAGTGCTCAGAGTGCAAAAAATACACATTAAAGGAAGAATGTCCCGCTTGTCAAGCAAAAACCATAACGGCTCACCCAGCCAAATTCTCACCAGACGACAAGTACGCTCGCTACAGAATAATGAACAAATTCAAGGACTAG
- a CDS encoding peptidylprolyl isomerase, whose protein sequence is MATISTNFGDIVVELNPEIAPNTVANFVKLADSEFYDGTLFHRIISTFVIQGGDPNTKDQPPGTWGTGGPGYSIDAEISNLEHIKYAVSMARGTDINSAGSQFFIMTGDAPFLDGKYTIFGKVIQGQQVVDKIASLQTDLNDRPVDFEAARIKSIRIS, encoded by the coding sequence ATTGCAACAATATCGACAAACTTTGGTGATATTGTAGTTGAACTAAATCCAGAAATCGCGCCAAACACGGTTGCAAATTTTGTAAAACTAGCTGACTCGGAATTCTATGATGGAACACTATTTCACAGAATCATATCCACATTTGTAATACAGGGAGGAGACCCAAATACAAAGGACCAGCCACCAGGAACATGGGGAACTGGTGGACCAGGCTATAGCATAGATGCGGAAATTAGTAATCTCGAGCACATAAAATACGCAGTGTCGATGGCGCGCGGAACCGACATCAACAGCGCAGGATCACAGTTCTTTATTATGACTGGCGATGCGCCATTCCTAGATGGCAAGTACACAATATTTGGCAAAGTTATTCAAGGTCAACAAGTAGTTGACAAAATAGCATCACTGCAAACTGATCTGAACGACAGGCCGGTTGACTTTGAGGCGGCACGAATTAAAAGTATTAGAATTTCCTAG
- a CDS encoding MBL fold metallo-hydrolase: MEYNGVQIKWYGHDTFTLSYDNLTVCIDPYQLEKKINADIILVSHNHFDHLSNDDLQNTSTEKTTIIAAKECLGQIKANSNQVIGIEPGEEKIVFGIKIRAIPAYNLDKINPQTNQPFHPKQDKKVGFIITINNSTFYHAGDSDYIPEMNELSPDVFFVPVSGTYVMTAKEAASSVLGVKPKLAIPMHYGSIVGNKDDAESFKKLVSSCQVQIPTKE, encoded by the coding sequence ATGGAGTACAATGGAGTGCAAATCAAATGGTACGGCCATGACACATTTACATTATCGTATGATAATCTGACTGTCTGCATTGATCCGTACCAACTAGAAAAAAAAATCAATGCCGACATTATTCTAGTATCGCACAATCACTTTGATCACCTAAGCAATGACGATCTGCAAAATACATCCACAGAGAAAACCACAATCATTGCAGCAAAGGAATGCCTAGGCCAAATCAAGGCAAATAGCAATCAGGTAATTGGAATAGAACCAGGCGAAGAAAAGATTGTTTTCGGCATCAAGATAAGGGCAATTCCTGCGTACAATCTTGACAAGATAAATCCGCAAACAAACCAGCCGTTTCATCCAAAGCAGGACAAAAAGGTCGGATTCATCATTACGATTAACAATTCGACGTTTTATCATGCGGGAGACTCTGACTATATTCCTGAAATGAATGAACTTTCACCAGACGTGTTCTTTGTACCAGTAAGTGGAACATACGTCATGACTGCAAAAGAGGCGGCTAGCTCTGTTCTGGGAGTAAAGCCCAAGCTTGCAATACCGATGCATTATGGAAGCATTGTTGGAAACAAAGATGATGCAGAGTCTTTCAAAAAACTTGTGAGCTCATGCCAAGTTCAAATACCCACAAAAGAGTAA
- a CDS encoding twitching motility protein PilT, with amino-acid sequence MVKVICDTSFLIHLANHRIKNLATLDTDIGEIQFLVPDIVIAELKNLAKREEKTKEATTTIQYIKNFQTIKIGGSFADDSILSHVKDTGGVIATIDKALKYKIKNHGGSVISIANNRIVLEASKGLT; translated from the coding sequence TTGGTTAAGGTAATATGCGATACGAGCTTTCTAATCCATCTAGCTAATCACCGAATCAAAAATCTGGCCACACTTGATACAGACATTGGAGAAATCCAGTTTTTGGTGCCAGATATTGTTATTGCAGAGCTAAAAAATCTTGCAAAAAGAGAGGAAAAAACCAAAGAGGCGACAACTACCATCCAATACATCAAGAATTTCCAGACAATCAAAATTGGCGGAAGTTTTGCAGACGACTCTATTCTGTCTCATGTCAAAGATACAGGCGGCGTAATTGCAACAATAGACAAGGCCCTAAAATACAAAATTAAAAACCACGGTGGCTCTGTCATATCAATAGCAAACAACAGAATAGTGCTTGAAGCCAGCAAAGGTTTAACTTGA
- a CDS encoding translation initiation factor IF-2 subunit gamma, with translation MHWRETLPDWYVKKYGHQPCVNIGTAGHVDHGKTTLIQALTGQWTSVHSQELKRGITIRVGYSDAAFYKCKKCEVPLGYSTTPTCPNCGKESELSRVVSFVDSPGHESLMANMLSGAALMDGALLLVAANQKVPQPQTKEHLLALQILGIQQIVIIQNKVDLISYQDATANYADIVKFVKGTKASKSPIIPISAQSRLNIDALIGAIEETIPTPTRAESKEPVMHVLRSFDVNKPGTKIKDIKGGVIGGSLTQGTFSIGDEIEIKPGILNSKKSSYEPIRTQIISLGTAAGIVDNVKPGGLVAIGTKLDPSMTRGDSFVGSVIGKPETLPDNASDARLEVSLFDSAVGTMNDIKVLPIQVGESLRLNIGTAPVLAKVAKVKSEKIEVQFKRPVCLFEKSNVALSRKIEDRWRLIGAGIVG, from the coding sequence TTGCATTGGCGTGAAACTTTACCTGATTGGTATGTAAAAAAATATGGTCATCAACCATGTGTCAACATTGGCACTGCAGGCCATGTAGATCATGGCAAAACAACGCTAATCCAAGCATTGACTGGCCAGTGGACCAGTGTTCACAGCCAAGAACTAAAGCGAGGAATCACTATTCGCGTTGGCTATTCTGATGCGGCATTTTACAAGTGCAAAAAGTGCGAGGTACCACTTGGTTATTCAACTACGCCGACCTGTCCTAATTGCGGAAAGGAAAGCGAGCTGTCCAGAGTAGTCAGTTTTGTGGACAGTCCAGGCCACGAAAGCCTCATGGCAAACATGCTTTCTGGCGCCGCACTAATGGATGGGGCATTGCTTTTGGTTGCGGCAAACCAAAAAGTCCCACAACCACAGACAAAAGAACACCTCCTAGCACTGCAAATTCTTGGAATCCAGCAAATTGTCATTATTCAAAACAAAGTTGATCTAATATCATATCAGGATGCGACTGCAAACTATGCTGACATTGTTAAGTTTGTGAAGGGAACCAAGGCATCCAAGTCCCCAATAATTCCAATTTCCGCCCAATCGAGACTGAACATTGATGCTTTGATTGGCGCAATAGAGGAAACAATTCCAACTCCGACTAGGGCAGAATCCAAAGAGCCAGTAATGCATGTGTTAAGATCATTCGATGTGAACAAGCCTGGAACCAAAATCAAGGATATCAAGGGCGGCGTAATTGGAGGAAGCCTCACGCAGGGAACATTCTCGATAGGTGATGAAATCGAAATAAAACCAGGAATCCTGAACTCCAAAAAGAGCTCTTATGAGCCAATCCGAACCCAAATCATCTCTTTGGGTACGGCTGCAGGAATTGTAGACAATGTAAAGCCTGGAGGATTAGTGGCGATAGGCACTAAACTCGATCCATCAATGACGCGAGGCGACTCGTTTGTCGGAAGCGTCATTGGCAAGCCAGAAACACTACCAGATAATGCATCCGATGCGCGACTTGAGGTAAGCCTCTTTGATTCCGCAGTTGGAACAATGAATGACATCAAAGTACTACCAATACAGGTAGGAGAGTCACTGCGACTAAATATTGGCACTGCCCCCGTCTTGGCAAAAGTAGCCAAAGTCAAATCAGAAAAAATCGAGGTACAGTTCAAGCGACCAGTATGCCTCTTTGAAAAAAGTAATGTTGCGCTGAGCCGCAAAATAGAGGACAGATGGAGACTAATTGGTGCAGGAATAGTTGGTTAA
- a CDS encoding 30S ribosomal protein S6e, with translation MANFKLTISDKNGKSVSKEIKDKEANTFIGLHLGGEVDAAIAGLAGKLRITGGSDKSGIPMRADIYGSARKQVLISKGVGLKRVSDGQRKRRLIRGNTISEEIYQLNCSYDGEIKIEEAPPVENKA, from the coding sequence TTGGCTAACTTTAAGCTAACAATATCGGACAAAAATGGAAAGTCAGTCTCCAAAGAGATTAAGGACAAAGAGGCAAATACCTTCATTGGATTGCATCTTGGCGGAGAGGTTGACGCGGCAATTGCAGGCCTTGCAGGAAAACTTAGAATCACTGGAGGTAGCGACAAATCCGGAATTCCAATGAGAGCAGACATCTACGGCTCTGCAAGAAAGCAGGTCCTCATATCAAAGGGAGTTGGCCTAAAACGAGTTAGTGATGGCCAAAGAAAAAGACGACTGATCCGAGGAAATACAATTTCCGAAGAGATCTATCAGCTGAACTGCTCCTATGACGGCGAGATCAAAATAGAAGAAGCACCTCCGGTGGAAAACAAGGCATAA
- a CDS encoding zinc-domain-containing protein: MDAKCPECDRTAILDDDVTRVKCPHCNFEADYDTYLEIMKDKAVNMSIDYLPKRPGL, translated from the coding sequence ATGGATGCCAAGTGCCCGGAATGCGACAGGACTGCAATACTAGACGATGATGTAACGCGGGTAAAATGCCCGCACTGCAATTTTGAGGCCGACTATGACACGTATTTGGAAATAATGAAGGATAAGGCAGTCAACATGTCGATTGATTATCTACCAAAAAGGCCAGGATTATAA
- a CDS encoding glutamine amidotransferase, with the protein MLLLVDNGSVFTKNIVDFLDSAKTDHAALPFDKLQLADLSNFDSIILSGRRHNDQKMNALNSKIINHCIAQSKPMLGICYGAEILALTVGGTIRKMSSIQKGPITIRTTQQNPLCSGIIQVYQSHNYEISTLGKSLIQLAHSDSCKYEIIQYKNSKIYGTQFHPEMTQDGLSLIEKFIRL; encoded by the coding sequence ATGTTGTTACTAGTGGACAATGGCTCGGTATTTACAAAAAATATTGTCGACTTTTTGGACTCTGCAAAAACAGATCATGCTGCCCTGCCGTTTGACAAGTTACAATTGGCGGATCTGAGTAATTTTGACTCCATAATTCTTTCTGGGCGAAGGCACAACGACCAGAAAATGAATGCACTAAACTCCAAAATCATCAATCATTGTATAGCTCAAAGCAAACCAATGCTTGGGATTTGCTACGGAGCAGAAATTCTTGCCCTAACAGTTGGTGGTACCATTCGTAAAATGTCCTCAATACAAAAGGGACCAATCACCATACGAACAACACAACAAAACCCATTATGCAGTGGTATAATCCAAGTGTACCAAAGCCACAACTATGAGATATCCACACTAGGCAAATCCCTCATACAGCTAGCACACTCTGATTCCTGCAAATATGAGATAATCCAATACAAGAATTCCAAAATCTATGGAACACAATTCCATCCAGAAATGACCCAAGATGGCTTGTCCCTAATTGAAAAATTCATCAGACTCTGA